ATACATGCCGGCAATGGGGTACTCCATCATGTAGCCGTAGCCGCCAAACAGCTGCTGGCAGCGGTCCACCACCTCCGCTGTCCGGTCGGTGATCCAGTACTTGGCCATCGACGCTGTGGCTGCGTCCAGCCCGCCGTCAACGTGCCGGGCGATGCAGTCGTCAAGGAACACCCTGTTGACCCGGGTATTCGTGGCGCATTCGGCCAGCTCGAAGCGGGTGTTTTGCAGCTCGAACAGCGGCTTGCCGAAAGCCTCGCGGGTCTTGGTGTACTCCAGCGTTGCCTCCACGGCGGCCTCGCTCATGGCCTGGGCCAGGATAGCGGTGATCAGCCGCTCCTGCGGCAACTGGTTCATGAGCTGGTAAAAGCCCTTGCCCTCCTCTCCGCCGAGGATGTTGGCCGCCGGGACGCGCATGTTGTCAAAGAACAGTTCGGAGGTGTCCTGGCCCTTGAGGCCGATCTTGTCCAGGTTCCGGCCACGCTGGAAACCGGGCGTCCCGCCGTCGACCTCTGCCACGAGCAGCGACATGCCCTTGGCACCCTGGGCGGTGTCGGTCTTGACGGCGATGACCACCAGGTCGGCGAGCTGGCCGTTGGAGATGAAGATCTTCGAGCCGCTGACCAGATAGTCGTCGCCGTCGCGCACGGCGCGTGTGGTGATGGCCTGCAGATCGGATCCGGTGCCGGGTTCGGTCATGGCGATGGCGCCCACCCATTCCCCGCTGCACAGCTTCGGCAGCCAGCGCTGCTTCTGTTCCTCGGAGGCGTAGGCCAGCAGGTAATGGGCCACGATGCCCTCGCTGACGGCAAAGCCCAGGCTGCCGGCGCCGGCCATGGTTTGTTCCTGCAGGAGCAGGGCCAGGTTGGCGAAGCTGCCGCCGCCGCCACCGTATTCCTCGGGGATGGACATGCCGCACAGGCCAAGCTCCCCGGCCCGGGCGTAGAGGGCCTTGTCGGGAAAGCCCTGCTCCTTGAACTTCTCCTCAAGCGGGGCGACCTCCTTGGCGAAAAAATCGTGCAACAGGGACCTTACATCGAGCAGATCTTCATCGATCCAGGCCGAAGTTAACTGAGTTGTTGACATACCGCCAATAGTGCAAGACTATTGACACCGTGTCAATAGGTGACGCAAGTCTTTACTTTCCATTCATGAAAGCGATGACCATGACAGCTGAAATCCCCGCCCCCTATGCGGCCATCACGTACTCGGTCGCCGAGCGCATCGCCACGGTTTCCCTCAACCGGCCCGAATCCCGCAACGGCTACACGCTCACCATGGCGCACGAGCTCGAGCACGCCTTTGTGGCCGCCGACGCCGACCCTGCCGTCCAGGTTGTCGTGTTCACCTGCGTGGGCAAGGACTTCTCCGTAGGCGCCGACCTCAGCGGCGGCGGCTTTGACATGTCCATGACCGATTCCCCGAGCGATTGGCAGGAACCTGCCGGGCGCTGCTCCAACACCATCTTCGGCATGAACAAGCCCGTCATCGCGGCCCTGCGCGGTGTCTCGGTGGGCGGCGGCATGACCATCACGCTCTCCTGCGACTTCCGCCTCGCCTCCACCGATTCCCGCTTTTCCTTCCCGTTCAGCCGCCGCGGCATCTTCCCCGAGGGCGCCTCGGTTTGGTACCTGCCGCGCCTGGTGGGCGCATCCAAGGCCGCCGACTGGATGCTAACGGGCCGTCTGTTTGGCGCCGATGAAGCGCTCGACGCCGGACTTGTCACCTCGGTGCACGAACCCGACTCCGTCCTGGAGGCCGCTTACGCCTTGGCCCGGGACATGATCGCCAACACCTCCCCCGTGTCCACGGCCGTCATCAAGCAAATGCTCAACCGGCTCAGCGGGCTCGACTCCCCCATCCCCGTCCACGCCCTGGACTCGAAGTTGATTGCCGGGCTGCCCGCACACAGCGACGCCGTGGAAGGCGTGACGTCGTTCCTCGAGAAGCGCCCGCCTGCCTTCCCACTCACGGTGCCTGAGGGCATTCCGCAGTGGCTCCCCTGGGTCAGTCCTGTCATCACAGAGACAGACACCACGCCGTGACTCTTCCCGACGAATCCCGCCGGCAGCGGCTCGCTCCCGACGAGCGGCGCCAGCAAATCTTTGTGTGCGCCCAACGGCTGTTCACCGAACGGGCCTACGAGGAGGTCTCCGCGACCGACATTGCGGCCTCGGCGGGGGTGGCGCGCGGGCTGATCAACCATTATTTTGGCAACAAGCGCGAGCTTTACCTTGAGGTCATCAAGGTCAGTTCCACGGTGTCGGAGGTTGCGGTGGCGTCACTGCCCGACGGGACGCTGGATGAGCGGATCGAGTTGGCGGTGGCCTGGTTCCTGGATTCGCTGGAGAAGTCCGGCGGGGCTTGGCTGAGTTTTGGCGGGGGCAGCATGGGGCGCGATCCGGACCTGGAGAAGATCCTGATCGCGGCGGAGAACGAGTCCATTGAGCTGCTGATTGAGGCGTGCGGGCTGTCCGGGCGGCGCGACGGGCGCGAACAGATCCGGGCCATGTTCCGCGTCTACGCGCAGCTTGCACGCAGCGGCGGGCGGGAATGGCTGCTGCGCAAGACGCTGACCCGCCCGCAGGTGCATGCGCTGTTGGCCAGCACTCTGCGGGTCATTGTCAGTGACGCCGTCCCCGCCATCTAGCTCCTCCGGCGCTCCCCCGACGCTCGCTCACATATGGGGCACTTTTGGCCGACGCTCGAAAATTGTCAAGCTGTGTGGAGTCACTAGGCTATTTTTTGGGGTTCTTCGGGTTTGGGGAGGTTGATCCCTACGTGTTGGGCTGGGGCTGGTGTGGTGGGTCGTTGGCGGAACCTTCCTGGGTTTTGTTCGTAGTATTCCTGATGGGTTTTGTCACGTTGGTTCCAGAGCTCTTTCCAGGATCCGTCGTGGACTTGTGCTGGTGAGAACAAGGCGATGCCGGAGTGTTTATGGTCGGTGCTGTACCAATGCACGTAGTCGGTGAGGTACTCTCTGGCGGCCTCGAG
This genomic interval from Arthrobacter sp. PAMC 25486 contains the following:
- a CDS encoding acyl-CoA dehydrogenase family protein, which translates into the protein MSTTQLTSAWIDEDLLDVRSLLHDFFAKEVAPLEEKFKEQGFPDKALYARAGELGLCGMSIPEEYGGGGGSFANLALLLQEQTMAGAGSLGFAVSEGIVAHYLLAYASEEQKQRWLPKLCSGEWVGAIAMTEPGTGSDLQAITTRAVRDGDDYLVSGSKIFISNGQLADLVVIAVKTDTAQGAKGMSLLVAEVDGGTPGFQRGRNLDKIGLKGQDTSELFFDNMRVPAANILGGEEGKGFYQLMNQLPQERLITAILAQAMSEAAVEATLEYTKTREAFGKPLFELQNTRFELAECATNTRVNRVFLDDCIARHVDGGLDAATASMAKYWITDRTAEVVDRCQQLFGGYGYMMEYPIAGMYADNRVLRVLAGANEVMKELIARSL
- a CDS encoding TetR/AcrR family transcriptional regulator; protein product: MTLPDESRRQRLAPDERRQQIFVCAQRLFTERAYEEVSATDIAASAGVARGLINHYFGNKRELYLEVIKVSSTVSEVAVASLPDGTLDERIELAVAWFLDSLEKSGGAWLSFGGGSMGRDPDLEKILIAAENESIELLIEACGLSGRRDGREQIRAMFRVYAQLARSGGREWLLRKTLTRPQVHALLASTLRVIVSDAVPAI
- a CDS encoding enoyl-CoA hydratase-related protein; this encodes MKAMTMTAEIPAPYAAITYSVAERIATVSLNRPESRNGYTLTMAHELEHAFVAADADPAVQVVVFTCVGKDFSVGADLSGGGFDMSMTDSPSDWQEPAGRCSNTIFGMNKPVIAALRGVSVGGGMTITLSCDFRLASTDSRFSFPFSRRGIFPEGASVWYLPRLVGASKAADWMLTGRLFGADEALDAGLVTSVHEPDSVLEAAYALARDMIANTSPVSTAVIKQMLNRLSGLDSPIPVHALDSKLIAGLPAHSDAVEGVTSFLEKRPPAFPLTVPEGIPQWLPWVSPVITETDTTP